In a single window of the Aridibaculum aurantiacum genome:
- a CDS encoding SGNH/GDSL hydrolase family protein: MSLGLKLFFIAAFVFAMILMGSNMKRKKKRLIFFGDSITEAGTRPGGYIAVISEHIRGESMGEYLEIINSGRGGHGVHDLIRRLDHDVLLNEPKVVVLFIGINDVWHKQEHGTAEALQSFRENYDKLLQKMKLANIPVIACTPTTIGETVAGNQHFWNDLEAYTQAIKELAANHDIPVVDLHAAFMQYYQSVPSTQNEGILTTDGVHLNVAGNKLVGDEIWKVLKHFL, from the coding sequence GGGCAGCAACATGAAACGCAAGAAAAAGAGGCTGATCTTTTTTGGTGATTCAATCACAGAAGCAGGAACCAGGCCTGGCGGTTATATAGCCGTTATATCTGAGCATATACGAGGAGAAAGCATGGGTGAATACCTCGAGATCATTAACAGTGGCAGGGGCGGGCACGGAGTACACGATCTTATAAGACGACTTGATCATGATGTACTATTAAATGAGCCAAAGGTGGTGGTGCTTTTCATTGGTATCAACGATGTATGGCACAAACAGGAGCATGGCACAGCGGAAGCTTTGCAGTCTTTTAGAGAAAACTACGATAAGCTATTGCAGAAAATGAAGCTGGCTAATATACCGGTGATTGCGTGTACACCAACCACTATAGGAGAGACAGTAGCAGGTAATCAACATTTTTGGAATGACCTTGAAGCTTACACGCAGGCAATAAAGGAGCTTGCGGCAAATCATGATATACCGGTGGTGGATCTTCATGCTGCTTTCATGCAGTACTACCAGTCGGTTCCATCTACGCAAAATGAAGGCATATTAACCACGGATGGCGTACACCTGAATGTAGCAGGCAACAAGCTGGTGGGAGATGAGATATGGAAGGTGCTTAAGCATTTTTTGTAA
- a CDS encoding alpha/beta hydrolase: MKKVYFISGLGADKRAFNFLDLRFCEPVFITWLQPLPNETLQSYALRIFEACIKDEHATIIGLSLGGMLATEIAKAHPSTNVIIIASCKTFREIPAYLRFWRHLPVYKLTSRHSIHISGRIVLRILGARGKEQQQLQRQILKDSNPAFTRWALDAVVKWRNETVPSNLVHIHGTADKLLPYSYVKADHTIIDGEHVMVMDRANELSALLEQLVTKNA, from the coding sequence TTGAAAAAAGTCTACTTCATAAGCGGCCTGGGAGCTGATAAACGAGCCTTCAACTTCTTAGACTTACGCTTTTGCGAGCCTGTTTTTATCACTTGGCTTCAACCACTGCCTAACGAAACGCTGCAGTCGTATGCGCTCCGCATTTTTGAAGCATGCATCAAAGATGAACATGCCACCATTATTGGTTTAAGCCTGGGTGGAATGTTGGCTACGGAAATTGCAAAAGCACATCCTTCAACCAATGTGATTATCATTGCAAGTTGTAAAACGTTTAGAGAGATCCCGGCATACCTGCGCTTTTGGAGACACTTGCCGGTATACAAATTGACCTCTCGTCATTCTATTCATATATCAGGAAGAATAGTGCTCCGTATACTTGGCGCAAGAGGTAAAGAGCAACAACAGCTGCAAAGGCAGATACTGAAAGATTCCAATCCTGCCTTTACCCGTTGGGCGCTTGATGCTGTAGTGAAATGGCGAAATGAAACTGTGCCATCTAATCTTGTTCATATCCATGGTACGGCAGATAAGCTGCTGCCTTACAGCTATGTAAAAGCCGATCATACTATTATAGATGGGGAGCATGTAATGGTGATGGACAGAGCAAACGAACTTTCCGCCTTACTGGAACAACTGGTTACAAAAAATGCTTAA
- the tyrS gene encoding tyrosine--tRNA ligase, which translates to MNLIEELSWRGMIQDIMPGTEEQLLKEMTTGYVGFDPTAESLHIGSLVPILLLVHLQKAGHKPVALVGGATGMVGDPTGKSEERKVLSEEVLQRNVEGVRKQLEQFLDFDPAKPNAAEMANNYDWFKGISFLDFIRQAGRHITVNYMMSKDSVKKRLESESGMSFTEFTYQLIQGYDFHYLYNNKNCKLQMGGSDQWGNIVTGTELIRRKGGGEAFAFTCPLITKADGSKFGKSENGNIWLDENLSSPYEFYQFWLNTSDADATRYIKIFTFMSQAEVNELLEAHSGNEHQRQLQKRLAAEVTAFVHGKEKLDNAIRATELLFSKDTMNIVATLSPAELDAALQGVPAVEVNQAELAATNPDVVSFLADSTIFPSKGEARKMVQGGGVSFNKQKVTDIATKVDASNFINEKYLFVQKGKTNYYLVKLV; encoded by the coding sequence ATGAACTTGATAGAGGAACTTAGCTGGAGAGGCATGATACAGGATATAATGCCAGGCACTGAAGAACAATTACTGAAAGAAATGACAACAGGCTATGTGGGTTTTGACCCTACAGCCGAAAGCCTGCATATTGGGAGCCTGGTTCCTATTCTATTGTTGGTTCATTTGCAGAAGGCTGGCCACAAACCTGTGGCTTTGGTTGGTGGTGCTACCGGTATGGTTGGCGATCCTACAGGTAAAAGTGAAGAGCGCAAGGTGCTGAGCGAGGAAGTGTTGCAAAGAAATGTAGAAGGTGTGCGCAAGCAACTGGAGCAGTTCCTTGATTTTGATCCGGCTAAACCGAATGCTGCCGAAATGGCCAACAACTACGACTGGTTCAAAGGGATCAGTTTCTTAGACTTCATCCGCCAAGCTGGCCGCCACATCACGGTAAACTATATGATGAGCAAGGACAGCGTGAAAAAGCGCCTGGAGTCAGAAAGCGGAATGAGCTTTACCGAATTCACTTATCAATTAATTCAAGGCTACGATTTTCACTATTTATATAACAACAAGAACTGCAAGCTGCAAATGGGTGGCAGCGACCAGTGGGGAAATATTGTTACCGGCACCGAACTCATCAGGAGAAAAGGCGGCGGCGAAGCATTTGCGTTTACTTGTCCTTTGATAACAAAAGCCGATGGAAGCAAATTTGGCAAAAGCGAAAATGGCAATATTTGGCTTGACGAAAATCTATCATCTCCATACGAGTTCTACCAGTTCTGGTTAAACACATCGGATGCTGATGCTACACGTTACATAAAGATCTTCACCTTTATGTCGCAAGCTGAAGTAAACGAACTGCTGGAAGCTCATTCTGGAAACGAACACCAGCGTCAACTGCAAAAAAGACTGGCAGCAGAGGTAACCGCATTTGTTCATGGAAAAGAAAAACTGGATAATGCTATTCGTGCCACAGAACTCTTGTTCAGTAAAGACACGATGAATATTGTGGCCACACTTTCGCCGGCAGAACTGGATGCTGCCCTTCAAGGTGTTCCCGCTGTGGAAGTAAACCAAGCTGAGCTTGCTGCTACCAATCCTGACGTAGTAAGTTTCCTTGCAGACTCAACCATATTTCCAAGTAAAGGTGAAGCCCGCAAAATGGTGCAAGGCGGTGGCGTAAGTTTCAACAAACAGAAAGTAACGGATATAGCTACCAAAGTAGATGCAAGCAACTTTATAAACGAAAAGTACCTGTTTGTACAAAAGGGAAAAACGAATTATTACCTGGTGAAGCTGGTGTAG